The following proteins come from a genomic window of Aquimarina sp. MAR_2010_214:
- a CDS encoding helix-hairpin-helix domain-containing protein: MNNIKSHFEIHSRFRNGIFLLSIILFIMLIGYYFYPKSPSSKHDFAELISFQKQIDSLKSIAEQQKKEYRLQPFNPNFISDHKGYKLGLSARELDRLHTYRKDNKWINSITDFKKVTQVSDSLLAVISPLFKFPEWTKKSNAAANRKYPKKKYPVKTFSQKKDLNTVSSEELEQSIGLPDFVADRIIRYRNSVGGFTLDIQLEDVHGLYDYQKDKILSMFTVKTPKKIKKVNINTASVNELVEIPYFDFEMALDIKDFIESNGSISNFDELGKIEGFSLKKIDKIKLYLTIN, translated from the coding sequence ATGAATAATATAAAATCCCATTTCGAAATACATTCACGTTTTCGAAATGGGATTTTTCTTTTATCAATTATCCTATTTATTATGCTTATAGGATATTATTTTTATCCGAAATCGCCTTCGTCTAAGCATGATTTTGCTGAGTTGATCTCTTTTCAGAAACAGATAGACTCCCTTAAGAGTATTGCCGAACAACAAAAAAAAGAGTATCGTCTACAACCTTTTAATCCAAATTTTATCTCTGATCATAAAGGGTACAAACTAGGACTTTCTGCCAGAGAGTTAGATAGACTTCATACATATAGAAAAGATAATAAATGGATCAATTCTATTACTGATTTTAAAAAAGTAACTCAAGTTTCAGATTCTCTTCTAGCGGTTATCTCTCCTTTATTTAAATTCCCAGAATGGACAAAAAAGAGTAATGCTGCGGCAAACAGAAAATATCCCAAAAAGAAATACCCTGTTAAAACATTTAGTCAAAAAAAAGATTTAAATACAGTTTCTAGTGAAGAACTTGAGCAAAGTATTGGTTTGCCTGATTTTGTAGCAGACAGAATAATTAGATATAGAAATAGTGTGGGAGGTTTTACTCTTGATATTCAACTTGAGGACGTTCACGGTCTATATGATTATCAGAAAGATAAAATTTTATCCATGTTTACTGTTAAAACTCCTAAAAAGATAAAAAAGGTAAATATAAATACTGCATCGGTTAACGAATTAGTAGAAATACCTTATTTCGATTTTGAAATGGCGTTGGATATTAAAGATTTTATTGAAAGCAATGGAAGTATTTCTAATTTTGATGAATTAGGAAAAATTGAAGGTTTTTCTCTCAAAAAAATAGATAAAATAAAGTTATATTTGACAATAAATTAA
- the rpsU gene encoding 30S ribosomal protein S21, producing the protein MLIIPVKDGENIDRALKRFKRKFDRTGTMRQLRKRQAFSKPSVERRAQIQKAQYIQHLRDQEEI; encoded by the coding sequence ATGTTAATTATACCAGTTAAAGACGGAGAAAATATAGATAGAGCGTTAAAACGTTTTAAGCGAAAATTTGATCGAACAGGAACGATGCGTCAGCTTCGTAAACGCCAAGCGTTTTCAAAACCTTCTGTTGAAAGAAGAGCGCAGATTCAAAAAGCGCAATATATTCAACACTTAAGAGATCAAGAAGAAATTTAA
- a CDS encoding acyl-CoA dehydrogenase family protein, with product MNSMYFTEEHELFRQSLREFLKKEVTPHIDKWEKTGDIDRFIWEKFGEMGYFGIAYPEEYGGLDLDLFYTIILLEELQKINSGGFAAAIWAHAYLAMTHINKEGDHRIKEKYLKPSISGEKIGCLGITEPFGGSDVAGMRTTAVKEGDQYIINGSKTFITNGVYSDYLVIAAKTNPELGNKGISIFVIDRDTPGVSATKLEKLGWKASDTGEIAFDNVKIPAHNLMGEENKGFSYIMQHFALERLIMGVNAHARTEYALEYVIQYMSEREAFGKTIDKFQALRHTVADIASEVEMCKEFNYSVAKRLNDGKYVVKEASMSKLISTKIADEAIYKCLQLLGGYGYMEEYPMARLFRDSRLGPIGGGTSEILREVIAKIIIDKKEYKAAT from the coding sequence ATGAATAGTATGTATTTTACAGAAGAACACGAATTATTTAGACAAAGCCTCAGAGAGTTCCTGAAAAAAGAAGTAACTCCACATATTGACAAATGGGAAAAAACTGGAGATATTGATCGGTTTATCTGGGAGAAGTTTGGTGAGATGGGGTACTTTGGAATAGCATATCCAGAAGAATACGGTGGGCTAGATCTTGATCTGTTTTATACTATAATACTTTTAGAAGAACTACAAAAGATTAATTCTGGTGGATTTGCTGCCGCTATATGGGCACATGCATATTTGGCAATGACACATATAAACAAAGAAGGCGATCATAGAATTAAAGAAAAGTACTTAAAACCTAGTATATCCGGTGAGAAAATAGGATGTTTAGGGATTACAGAGCCTTTCGGAGGTTCTGATGTTGCCGGAATGAGAACTACAGCAGTAAAAGAAGGTGATCAATACATAATTAATGGATCTAAGACTTTTATTACTAATGGTGTTTATAGTGATTATCTGGTTATTGCTGCAAAAACAAATCCCGAACTAGGAAATAAAGGAATAAGTATCTTTGTTATTGATAGAGATACTCCTGGGGTGTCTGCCACTAAATTAGAAAAATTAGGGTGGAAAGCTTCTGATACAGGAGAAATTGCTTTTGATAATGTGAAAATTCCTGCGCATAACTTGATGGGAGAAGAGAATAAAGGGTTTTCATATATTATGCAACATTTTGCTTTAGAAAGATTGATAATGGGAGTTAATGCACATGCCCGAACAGAATATGCATTAGAATATGTTATACAATATATGTCGGAGCGAGAAGCTTTTGGAAAGACAATTGATAAATTTCAGGCACTAAGACATACTGTTGCAGATATTGCAAGTGAAGTAGAAATGTGTAAAGAATTTAATTACTCTGTAGCTAAGCGACTTAACGATGGGAAATATGTGGTTAAAGAAGCTAGTATGTCAAAGTTGATTTCTACTAAAATTGCTGACGAAGCAATATACAAATGCTTGCAATTATTAGGAGGTTATGGATATATGGAAGAATATCCGATGGCAAGACTGTTTAGAGATAGTCGATTAGGCCCAATAGGAGGAGGGACTTCTGAGATCTTGAGAGAAGTAATCGCTAAGATTATAATTGATAAAAAAGAATATAAAGCAGCAACGTAG
- a CDS encoding sodium:alanine symporter family protein has translation MKRILLSLLALTIPFITFAQETTEKGLDQKIDEGFKPVSDFFSAVIFFEVFDGAPFVIILLVLSALFFTLYFGFPNFRYFGKAINVVRGKYDDVEGHGIEGHPEVNIVEGDIRDTIRDESKEGEVSHFQALATAVSGTVGNGNIAGVALAIALGGPGATFWMIICGLLGMSTKFVECTLGVQYRDVGEDGTVYGGPMYYLSKGLKERGFKVLGKIAAIIFAVFCIGGSFGGGNAAQSNQATVVLKELLDLQSTGAGFWIGIVLAILVGIIIIGGIKRIASVTEKVVPFMAILYLLACLYIIFGNFSLVDDAIGLIISEAFNPTAIGVGSIIGVLLVGFKRAAFSNEAGAGSASIAHSAVRTKYSASEGLVALLEPFIDTVVICTMTALVIIIFNFGGAFEYGGDGSGAVFIDGVSYEGAGITSMAFAKYIPYSNVFLTIAVVLFAVSTMISWSYYGLQSWKFLFGRGKLADLTYKLLFLTFVIIGAAASMSSIWAFSDAMIFAMVFPNMIGLFFLFPVVKRQLARYFEAIKASKS, from the coding sequence ATGAAGAGAATTCTTCTTTCACTTTTAGCACTTACTATTCCATTTATAACATTCGCACAAGAGACCACAGAAAAGGGGTTAGATCAAAAAATAGATGAAGGTTTTAAACCTGTATCCGATTTTTTCTCTGCTGTAATTTTCTTTGAAGTTTTTGATGGTGCTCCATTTGTTATTATATTATTAGTATTAAGTGCCTTGTTTTTTACTCTGTACTTTGGTTTTCCTAATTTTAGGTATTTTGGAAAAGCAATTAATGTGGTACGAGGGAAATATGATGATGTTGAAGGACATGGTATTGAAGGGCATCCAGAAGTTAATATAGTTGAAGGAGATATTAGAGATACTATACGTGATGAATCTAAAGAAGGAGAAGTTAGTCATTTTCAAGCACTGGCAACAGCAGTTTCTGGTACTGTAGGTAATGGTAATATTGCTGGGGTAGCTTTGGCAATTGCACTTGGAGGACCAGGAGCAACATTTTGGATGATCATCTGCGGATTATTAGGAATGTCCACAAAGTTTGTAGAATGTACGTTGGGAGTTCAATATAGAGATGTAGGAGAAGATGGTACTGTATATGGTGGTCCCATGTATTATTTAAGTAAAGGATTAAAAGAAAGAGGGTTTAAAGTTTTAGGAAAAATTGCAGCAATTATATTTGCTGTATTTTGTATAGGAGGATCTTTTGGAGGTGGTAATGCCGCACAATCTAACCAAGCAACTGTTGTTTTAAAAGAGCTTTTGGATCTTCAAAGTACAGGAGCAGGGTTTTGGATTGGAATAGTTCTGGCAATTCTTGTTGGAATTATTATTATTGGTGGAATTAAGCGTATTGCTTCTGTGACAGAAAAGGTAGTTCCGTTTATGGCTATCTTATATTTGTTAGCGTGTTTATATATAATTTTTGGTAATTTTTCATTGGTTGATGATGCTATAGGGTTAATTATTAGCGAAGCTTTTAATCCAACAGCTATTGGAGTAGGAAGTATCATAGGAGTATTGTTAGTTGGATTTAAGAGAGCTGCATTTTCTAATGAAGCAGGAGCAGGTTCTGCATCTATTGCGCATTCAGCAGTAAGAACTAAGTATTCTGCCAGTGAAGGACTTGTTGCTTTACTAGAGCCTTTTATTGATACTGTAGTGATATGTACAATGACAGCATTAGTAATTATTATTTTCAATTTTGGTGGAGCATTTGAGTATGGAGGTGATGGTTCTGGAGCAGTTTTTATTGATGGAGTATCCTATGAAGGTGCAGGGATAACTTCTATGGCCTTTGCAAAATATATACCTTATTCTAATGTTTTTCTAACCATTGCAGTAGTATTATTTGCTGTTTCAACTATGATTTCATGGTCATATTACGGTTTGCAATCCTGGAAATTCTTATTCGGTAGAGGTAAACTTGCTGATTTAACCTATAAATTATTGTTTTTAACTTTTGTAATAATTGGAGCAGCAGCTAGTATGAGTTCTATTTGGGCATTCTCTGATGCAATGATTTTTGCGATGGTGTTTCCAAATATGATAGGTTTATTCTTCTTATTTCCAGTAGTTAAAAGACAACTGGCGAGATATTTTGAAGCAATAAAAGCATCTAAGAGCTAG
- a CDS encoding alpha-amylase — translation MKINTFFYGLITITFLLVSCSKDEVLDETALESIDLQEAVSSKALKQIGTGVMMQAFYWDVPAGGTWWNVVKGKVNGWSNAGIDAIWLPPVSKAQNGPLSMGYDPFDYYDFGEYNQMGSTETRFGSRSELTSLITTAHNNSLSVIADMVLNHNSGGNLESNEFAGKDTYTKFTPLSGKFNRTKYDFHPNDMYNSDSGFFGGFPDLSHKKPYVQDWLWKKSNSVAKYYKNTMKFDGWRFDYVKGFEPWVPKEFNQAVGGFAVGEYWDGNVNTLKWWTDQAQMSAFDFGCYYKMRDAFVGNDLNALNGDMLWKRNSSRAVTFVANHDTDEIINNKILAYAYILTHEGYPAIFYRDYEDWLDKNKMNNLIWIHNNLAGGNTTNLWTDTDEYIARRNGGSGKNGLVVYINNSNSWQERWIQTNWSNKKIKDYTGHSGWEPTTQGGKWVKIQAPPKGYSVWSLK, via the coding sequence ATGAAAATCAACACATTTTTTTATGGACTTATTACTATAACGTTTTTGCTTGTAAGTTGTAGTAAAGATGAAGTTTTGGACGAGACAGCACTCGAGTCTATAGATTTGCAGGAAGCGGTTTCTTCAAAAGCACTAAAACAAATAGGGACAGGAGTGATGATGCAAGCTTTTTATTGGGATGTTCCGGCAGGAGGTACCTGGTGGAATGTTGTTAAAGGAAAAGTTAATGGCTGGAGTAATGCAGGAATCGATGCAATATGGCTTCCCCCTGTAAGTAAAGCTCAGAATGGTCCGCTCTCTATGGGATATGATCCTTTTGATTATTATGACTTTGGTGAGTATAACCAAATGGGAAGTACAGAAACCAGATTTGGTTCACGCTCAGAATTAACCAGTTTAATTACTACGGCACATAATAATAGCTTAAGTGTTATTGCAGATATGGTACTTAATCATAATAGTGGTGGAAATCTAGAGTCGAATGAATTTGCAGGAAAAGATACGTATACCAAGTTTACACCATTATCTGGTAAATTTAATAGGACTAAATATGATTTTCATCCAAATGATATGTATAACTCTGACAGTGGTTTTTTTGGAGGTTTCCCTGATTTAAGTCATAAGAAACCTTATGTGCAGGATTGGTTGTGGAAAAAGTCTAATTCTGTAGCAAAATATTATAAAAATACAATGAAGTTTGATGGTTGGAGATTTGATTATGTAAAAGGATTCGAACCTTGGGTCCCAAAAGAATTTAATCAAGCTGTTGGCGGGTTTGCTGTAGGAGAGTATTGGGATGGAAATGTAAATACATTAAAATGGTGGACGGATCAGGCACAAATGTCTGCATTTGATTTTGGATGTTATTATAAAATGAGAGATGCATTTGTGGGTAACGATCTAAACGCACTTAATGGAGATATGCTATGGAAAAGAAATTCTTCTAGAGCAGTTACTTTTGTGGCTAATCATGATACAGATGAGATTATTAATAACAAAATATTGGCCTATGCTTACATTTTGACCCATGAAGGATATCCTGCAATTTTTTATAGAGATTATGAAGACTGGTTAGATAAAAATAAAATGAATAATCTAATTTGGATTCATAATAATCTTGCAGGAGGAAATACAACAAATCTTTGGACAGATACTGACGAATATATCGCTAGGAGAAATGGTGGAAGCGGTAAAAATGGTTTAGTGGTTTATATTAATAATTCAAATTCATGGCAAGAAAGATGGATTCAGACAAATTGGTCGAATAAGAAAATTAAAGATTATACGGGTCACTCAGGGTGGGAGCCGACTACTCAGGGAGGTAAATGGGTTAAGATTCAGGCACCACCAAAAGGCTATTCTGTTTGGTCTTTGAAATAA